One Thunnus thynnus chromosome 18, fThuThy2.1, whole genome shotgun sequence genomic region harbors:
- the gtf2h5 gene encoding general transcription factor IIH subunit 5 isoform X1, protein MTEDCPSAHAVRHSIILEKLAYSNYNRKALNTLICFSTPDNMVNVHKGVLVECDPAMKQFLLYLDEKMALGKKFILKDLDDTHVFILAEVVQILQERVGELMDQNSFPITQK, encoded by the exons ATGACAGAAGATTGTCCCTCGGCACATGCCGTACGTCATTCCATAATCTTAGAAAAGTTAGCATATAGTAACTACAATCGTAAG GCTTTGAACACTTTAATTTGTTTCTCTACACCTGACAACATGGTCAACGTACACAAAGGTGTCCTTGTTGAATG CGACCCTGCCATGAAACAATTCCTCCTCTACCTGGATGAGAAGATGGCCCTGGGGAAGAAGTTTATCCTCAAGGATCTTGACGACACACATGTCTTCATCCTGGCGGAGGTGGTTCAGATCCTGCAGGAGAGAGTTGGCGAGTTAATGGACCAGAATTCATTCCCCATCACGCAGAAATAA
- the gtf2h5 gene encoding general transcription factor IIH subunit 5 isoform X2, giving the protein MVNVHKGVLVECDPAMKQFLLYLDEKMALGKKFILKDLDDTHVFILAEVVQILQERVGELMDQNSFPITQK; this is encoded by the exons ATGGTCAACGTACACAAAGGTGTCCTTGTTGAATG CGACCCTGCCATGAAACAATTCCTCCTCTACCTGGATGAGAAGATGGCCCTGGGGAAGAAGTTTATCCTCAAGGATCTTGACGACACACATGTCTTCATCCTGGCGGAGGTGGTTCAGATCCTGCAGGAGAGAGTTGGCGAGTTAATGGACCAGAATTCATTCCCCATCACGCAGAAATAA